The following DNA comes from Hordeum vulgare subsp. vulgare chromosome 3H, MorexV3_pseudomolecules_assembly, whole genome shotgun sequence.
gtgatgatactggatcatggaactacaatcggttgaaattggaatttcatcaaaagttttatcctatgcatttagtacatcgtgatcggaattatatttataattttttggcctcgtgacagagaaagcatcgctcaagcttggagaggcttaaatcaatgttatattcatgccccaaccatgagctctcgagagaaattatcattcagaacttctatgctcggctttctcatgatgatcgcaacatgcttgacacttcttgtaccggttcttttatgaagatcgatattgacttcaaatggaatttattggaacgaattaaacgcaactctgaagattgggagcttgaagaaggtaaggagtcaggtatgaatttcacgtttgattgcgttaaatcctttgttgaaacaaatacgttttgtgactttagcgctaagtatggacttgactctgaggtagtagcttcattgtgtgaatcttttgctgctcatattgatctccccaaagagaagtggtttaaatatcatcctcctttagaagtcaatgtagttaaacccactccagttgaagagaaagtcattgcctataatgatcctattgttcccagtgcttacattgagaaaccacctttccctgttaggataaaggatcattctaaagcttcaactgtgatacgtagaggctacgttagaacacctacaccccctgagcaaattagagttgaacctagcattgatattatcaaagatcttctgtccaacgatgttgagggacataatattcacttctgtgaagatgctgctagaattgctaaacctcacgctagagacaaacataggcatgttgttggcacacctgttgtttctgttaagataggagatcattgttatcatggtttatgtgacgtgggtgctagtgttagggcaatacctcaatccttatatgatgaaattaaagacgagattgcacctgttgagatagagcctattgatgtcactatttagcttgccaatagagatactatgtgccgTGTGGGAatagttagggatgttgaagtcttgtgtggtaaaacgaagtatcctgctgatttcctcgttcttgctaccgcacaagatagcttttgtcccatcatatttagtagaccttttctcaataccgtcaatgctcatattgattgtgagaagcaaactgtcagtgttggctttgaaggtgtgtcacacgagttcaatttctccaagtttggtagacaacctcatgaaaaggagttgcctagtaaggatgaaactattgccttagcttctattgtcgtgcctcctactgatcccttagagcaatacttgcttgagcatgaaaaaggtatgcatatggatgaaagggatgaaatagatagagttgtattagaacaatatcttatccttaagaataatctgcctgttgaactgctcgaggatccacccccaccaaagggtgatcatgtgtttgagcttaaacagttgcctgatactcttaagtatgcctatcttgatgaaaaagagatatatcctcttattattagtgctagcctctcagagcatgaagaaaagaagttactaaaaactctgaggaagcaccgtgctgctattggatatactcttgatgatcttaagggcattagtcccactatgccaacacaagattaaaactgatcctgacttcaaaccagttgttgatcatcaaaggagattaaatcctaagatgaaagaggtagtaagaaaagaaatactaaagctcatggaagcgggtattatctatcctgttgctcatagcgattgggtgagtccggtgcattgcgtccctaagaagggaggcattaccgttgtccctaatgataaggatgaattgatcccacagaggattattactggctataggatggtgatcgattttaggaaattgaataaagccactaggaaagatcattaccctttgccttttatcgatcaaatgctagaaagactatctaaacacacacacttctgctttctagacggttattctggtttctcccaaataccagttgcacaatctgatcaggagaaaaccactttcacatgccctttctgtaccttttcttatagacgtatgccttttggcttatgtaatgcacctgccacctttcaaagatgtatgatggctatattctctgacttttgtgaaaagattgttgaggttttcatggatgacttctccatttacgggtcttcctttgatgattgcctcagcaaccttgatcgagtcttgcaaagatgtaaagacaccaatcttgtattgaattgggagaagtgccactttatggtgaatgaaggcatcgtcttaggacataaaatttctgacagaggtattgaagtcgataaggctaaggttcaataaattccatctgaagtcaatatctctcttcataaaagaaccggtacaagaagtgtcaagcatggtgcgatcatcatgagaaagccgagcatagaagttctcaatgataatttctctcgagagctcatgattggggcatgaatataacattgatttaagcctcccccaagcttgagcgatgctttctctgtcacgaagccaaaaattataaatataattccgatcacgatgtactaaatgcataggataaaacttttgatgaaattccaatttcaaccgattgtagttccatgatccagtatcatcacatagcctataccatgtcaacgccttatccttcaaagataaatgaaagaccttcttcttgttcatatgattcgcgttcgttactttgatagtttgatatgtgggtggaccggcgcttgggtactgcccttacttggacaagcatcccacttatgattaacccctctcgcaagcatccgcaactacacaagaataattaagacaaagtataaccatagcattaaactagtggatccaaatcagccccttacgaagcaacgcataaactagggtttaagcttctatcactctagcaacccatcatcttcttactacttcccaatgccttcctctaggcccaaataatggtgaagtgttatgtagtcgacgttcacataacactactggaggaaaaacaacatacaacacatcaaaatatcgaacgaataccaaattcacatgactacttatagcatgacttatcccatgtcctcaggaacaaaagtaactactcacaaagcataatcatattcatgaccatagaggtaatgagtagcatcaaagatctgaacataaactcttccaccaagtaatccaaatagcatcaactacaaagagtaattaacactactagcaaccttacaagtaccaatcggagtcgcgagacggagattggttacaaaagatgaacgagggtttggagatgagatggtgctgatgaagatgttgatggtgatgagtcccctccgatgagaggagtgttggtgatgacgatggcgacgatttacccctcTGGGAGggtagtttccccgacaggattgtcctgccggagctctagattggttctgctcaagttccgcctcatggcggcggcgaatcctccgaaaagcctcctctcgattttttccagaccgaaacccttcttgtagcaaaaggggggagccagagggccaactaggtgcccacaagccccctagccgcggccagggggtggccgcacctagcaggcttgtggccacctgctggtgcccctctggcacttcttcggcccaatattttttataaatcccaaaaaaaatcatcgttgattttcacggcttttggagttgcgcagaataggcatctcaaacttgctcctttttcaggccagaattccagctgtcggcattctccctcttcatgtaaaccttgcaaaataagagagaaaaggcataagtattgtaccgtgaagtgaaataacagcccaagaagcgataaatatcaacatgaaaacatcatgcaaaatggacgtatcaactgccgACCTGCTTCTACCGTGCAAGTGGAAGTACTGCtccccccagtggtactaccgctcctgcacGATTTGTGGACAACAAACAATCAGATTTCTCCTCCActatataagtgggtcttcttCCCCGTGGAGACTCACCTTTTTCCGCtctagctccattgttgctcaaaAGCTCAAACTTGCCCGATCGCCCTTCCTATCCATCAACTCTTGTTGATTCTCTacggtttggaggagaaggcctccccccacactttcaccaagagaaaagttttccccccattaatccctcGCACATCTTGTTActtttgggtgtttgagcaccctagacggaataggtcacctcgaagcaatattcaattgtggtgaagctttgtggtctcgttgggagcctccaattaagttgtggatattgccccaaccttgtttgtaaaggttcggtcgccgccttgaagggcaccacttagtggaatcacgacacctcgcatcgtgtgaggggtgaggagaatacgatgaccttagtggcatcttggggagcattgttcctccacaccgctccaacggagacgtactttccctcaaagggaaggaacttcggaaacacatcctcgtcttcatcggttccacttgcggtttttatttacctttacttgtatttacttcttacgtactattgttgttgttagcatcatatatgttgctcacttagttgtacttctagacaacctatttgctgctaaacttaatttgttaaaagaaaagattaaaaaaaatagttgcctattcaccctcctctagtcaaccatatcggtaCTTTCACTAGGCCGTGGATTTTCGGGCCGGGCCTGGTGGTCCAACCGGGCCTCGGTGGGCCGGCCGGGTCGGGCCGGAGATGGGGAGGTATAGTGCATGCATTTTTGCTCTTTTTTCATGCTACAAGGAGTAGTATAATGACCCACCTTTTTTATCGATGATTCTTTCACTCGCTAGATGTATGGTACTAAACTCACACACTTGCCATGCAACATCAATGGACCGTTGAGCTCTGTGAATCTTAACTTGGTTGCGAGATTTAGCAAGCTAAGGCCCACAAAATCTAGCATTTGTGGGATGAGCGAGGACGTTGCTTGCACCCTTACTATGTGGGTGGATACTCAATTGTCTCTCTTTTTCAAATGGAGAGACAAAAGCTTTGCTCCATCACATTAATAGTTTTATAAATAGACAAAGTGCATGGGGTTTGCACATGATCCACTCTCGTGGCATTAAATAACTCAAACACTTGGCGCCCCTATCGCTCATAACCAAACCTCCTCTTTAATCTCACAAAGAACAATACATGACATAAATGAGGCATTTATTAACACTCTCATATTGTACTTATTCCAAATCTCCCGTGATATAAGCAAGATGGAAGTCATTCCTTTCCTCGTGCTACTAATGCCATTTTGACCACTTATGTTGGCCACTAAGCACCACCAATCTATGGGAAGAATGAAATTCTCCCAATTTTCGATGTGCATATTAACCATTGTGAACCAAAATTTAATTGCGTCCCAAATGTGCCTAATGAATCTACATTTGAATAGCATATGCGCCGCAATACTCTTTTTGTCTATTATTTTTTTGGTCTCTTTTTGTTTATTCAGTTTCAATATCGATATACATGGTTCAGACGGAGAGAAAAAGATAGACTTCAAATTTGATTCCCATGATGAAACTGACACACGCACGATTGTTCGATAGAGGGTACTAGGGTTGCATTACTTTAATAGTTCACTTTAGCTATATGTAAGTCCTTTGAATTTTGGATTAGGGTAAGTTGATTTATTGACCGTTGATTCTTGCTACGAGATTCCTGCTGTGTTTTTCTGGGTTGTTTTATGGGGGTGGTTTGGGTTATTTTTTTGACTAAACGCCTATTTCGTCGACTTGCTACTATGTTGAAGCCCATCCCTCTTTTCctttgttgttctgtttttctaaTTTTATTATGTATTTTTTTGTTAATTGCTTTTCTCTATTAGTTGATTTTAATTTTTTTAGGTATTTGTGGGATGTTGGTTTAGTATAAATATGTACACACAAATATGTGCTAAATTTACACTATTATATGAGTGTTGTTTGCATAGTACAAAAGTGCAATTGTAGTGTAAAAATTGTGTGCGAGTCTTTTTAAACCCTTTTCATTATCTTTATTCCTAAAGAGTAATAGTCATGGCACTAATTCACTTTCATTATAAAACTTCGTTATTTtagttattattttgtttcttcttctttaaGGGTAATACCGATGCCACTAATACAATGTTTCTTATAAATATTTTCCCACGTAAATTCTACTATTAAAAGTTTATTATTGCATATTTAAAAATGTCTATATTTTTtgcaatttttttattgtttcctttaggtttttatttcttcttaaaGTGTAATACCAATAACATTAATTCATTTTTTATGATTTTGATTtagtttttatttcattttatttCTCCTTAGAGGGTAATATCAATGCCATTAGTTAATTCTTCCTTAGAAAACTTCATGAATTtgattttttaattttatttcattttcttcttcttgaagggtaatatcaatgtcattaaTTTATTCTACCTTAGAAAACCTCATTATTCTgactattttgtttttatttatttttccttattttttaaGGGTAATACCAGTGTCGCTAATTAATTCCTTCTCAAGAAACTTCTTATTGCAAAAAATCCACCACTATATGCTTATTCTTGCTTATTATAAAATAGCACATTTTATGTGTACATTGTGTGCAATATTTGTTAATTATTGTCTGCCtcaatttttcattttctttcttcttaAAGATTAATAGATATTCTACAAATTCATTTTCCCTACGAAACTTCATTTATTGAGAGAGAAGAAGGCTAGATAAAGAAGAAGGCTCGGCCTTTGGATCATACTCGATGGTGGGAAAGATTCGACTCAAGACCCCTAAACAATTTAGGCACCTACCAAATAAGGGCCCCCATAACATAGACATATACCCGCTCAGATTTCATGCAATGTTTGTGAGATTCATACAACTACCGAAAAAGTTGGACTACTATGTGTTTTTTGCATATTATGAAAGAGTTTGATTTCTATGCCAATCGCGTGCAACTTTTTTGTCATTTTTacattttatttcttcttttaggtaATACCAATGTCCTTAGTTCTTTCTTTGTTAGATTTTTTTGTTTTCGTTTTGTATTAGATTTGGTTTTAGTTTTTTGTTTAGTGAGTGTTGCATGCATGTATTCCTATCCATTTATCCAGCAAAGTTTAACCCTAAATGGCATGTATGCATAACCCATTCATGTATGACATGCCTAGAAAATAGCATGCATGTGATGCAAAAATGGTGGGTCAttgatcctctaaatccatgaatGATACATGGTGAAGAGAAGtaacaaacatgcatgcattatttgACCATGCAATGCACTCCATGCCTTCTTTTGGTAGGAGATTTTGGCACTCTACCACATACGAGCAGGCCAGCCTCGGGCACTTCATCCACATGACAGTACAAATGattcaaaagaagaagaaaagctgACTTGCCCAAATTCTATTTTTAGTCGACTTGTACCTAGTTGTCCCTTTTTATTGTGTGACCATAGATTTGGGTCAGTTCATTCCTTAATGGACCGAGGCCCATTACCTGCACGACCCAGCTTGCTCCTTTCTTCCTTTGTTTTATCTTCCGTTTGTCTGCtttatatgtgtttttgcttttttcttttcctttatcaATGTGTTACTTATTTTCTTTAACGGGTATTTTTGGCTTGTTGAGTGAGTCTAAATGTATTCACACAAAATTATTGACTACATGAAAAAAATTGCACTATTATATGATATATTTTTTGCATACTAAAGAAAGTGCAATCTTAGTGCAAAGTTGTGTGCGCTGTTTTTTCATTGTCTTTCATCTTAAAGGAACTAATTAATTGTTCCTTATAAAATTTGTTGGTTTTGATTATGTTTTAGCTATTATTTTTTTATCTTCTTCAAGGGTAGTAATAACGCCACCAATACATTCCTTCTTAGTAAAAatggttttttttttgcaaaaaatctGCTATTATCTATGTATTTTTGCATATTTCAAAACAACACAATTTTTGCTGTATATGATATGAaaattttgtgattattttcattagaattttttcatttcatttcttgTTAGAACGTAATACGAATGTCACTAATTCGTTTTTCCTTAGAAACCTCGTTATtatgtttctgttttgtttttaatTCATTTTCGGTCTTCTTAAAAGGCAATACCAAAGTCACGAATTCAATTTTCTTAAAAAACttcattatttgattttattttcgtATTTACTTTGTTTTTTCTTCGTTAGTTGTGAGATAATGCCACTAATTAATTCTTCCCACTTTTGTGAAATTCCAATATTGTATATTTACTCTTGCATATTATAAAAAGTGCAATTTCTATGTAACTTATGTCATTatgtgtttttttatttttattttcctttcttaTTAAAGGGTAATACAAATGACACTAATTCACCAATTCTTGGAAAccttcattattattattttttattttctttcttctcaAAGGGTAATACGAATGTCACTAGTTCATTGTTCCTTataaaaattcatttttttcttcCTTATGGGTAATACCAATGCCACTAATTTAGAAAgctcttttttttgcaaaaaatccTGAATTAGATGCTTATTCTTGCATATTTTTAAGAAGCACGATTTTTGTATATATGGTGTATTTTTTCATCGTTTTTTTCACTTTCCTTCTTAAAGGGTAATATCAATGACACTAATTCATTCTTCCTTACAAAACTTCAttgttttgattttgttttagcttttatttcattttctttcttcttaGACGATAATACCAAAGACACTAATTCATTGTTTTTAGAAAACTTAATTATTCCCGTAAAAACTCAATTATTTTGGTTTAGTTTAAGTTTTTATAAGACATTAATTCGTTGTTAAGAAAAAGAACATAAGGATTCTAATCCCGCCAAAACCCTATGGATTTTCACCCGCAAAAAAAAACCTATGGATTTCCTTTGAATCAAATGAACCAGAGGGGCGCTTTGCATGGAAGCTAAACTTAGCTCAATACAAAACTTAATTTACCGTCCATGTATCATACGTACAAGTTACATATACTGCCATATTTTATCAGAAACAATTCAAAATTGCTCGGTCACAATTCAATTGAAATGTAGCTTTTTTCTACAATGTTTGAAAGATTTAAGCACCACCAGTTCATGTTTCCCGAACTTATTTCTtcttgtatgtatatatataccccAGTTACTGACTTATTCCATTGTAACATTGGTGGGTGCTTATACATGTCCCTATAAGGGCAACCGATTTACGAGGCAAATGTGACGACAGGCCCGCGGGCGACGTTGTTGCTGCGGAACTTGGAGACGGCGCAATCCGTCGAGAAAAGACTGGACGAAAGGTATTTCGGTGCGCCTCCCATGATGGGCATCTTGGCGCCGATGTCCACCTTGTTGACATACTCCGGCTGGTAGGTCTGGCCGAGCACACCGTCCACACCCTTGGTGAGGGAATGGAACTTGAAGCCGAGGTCAAGGTGCACGAGGCTGTCACTCCCGGTCTTGCCATAGCTGTGGATCTGCGAGTCCTCCTCGGTGATCGGCACCGCGTTGGCCGAGATGCTGAACACGCCGTCGAGCTCCACCATGGCGGCGTTCACCGTGTCGGTGCGCGTGACGGACAAGGCGGGCAAGGCCTTGGAGACCCACCGGGTGTTCTTGACGGTCTCCATGTCGACGGTCTCGCCGTCCAACATGATGTGGATGTGGTCCTCTTCCTCGTCCCAGACGGCGGCCTTGCGAGCGCCGACGTAGAGGCGGTGCTGTCCGAAGCTGACGCCGATGGCCTGGATCCACGTGAAGCTGCGCTTTACGGCGGGGTTGTGGTTGCCGATGAAGTGGGCGTTGATGTGGAGGGCCTCGTCGGCGACGATGCAGAAGTCCTGGTCCTTCTTGCCGTGGAAGTAGAAGGTGTTGCCGTCCCCGCCGGTGAAGCGAGGGTCCCCGCACGAAGTGCCCGGGACGAGATCACACACTGTACATGCAATGCAACGCGTTAATTAGCATCTGAAGATCAACTAGGCGTCTAGGCCGGTGCAATGACGGCGGGAACAACTTGATTACCGCAGAATGACATGCAGTATTTGCAGTAGGCGAGGCACTTGTTGGGGCAGCGGCGCGGGCAGGACACGACGCAGGGCGTCTTGCGCCTCTCTGAGCAGGTGACCGCGAACAGGCGCTTAGTGCTGTTCTTGGGGATGGTGATGGTCTGGAACGCGGCCTTGGGCGGGAGCTTGATGGACTGACCGTTCTCCGACGTTTGCGCCGAGGCTACGCCGCACGCCAGCGCGAGCGCCACCAGGATGCAGCAGCCCAGCAGCAGCTGCTGACCcatgccgccgcgccgcgccATTGCCGCGACGAACGAGCTCGTGGGAGCGCGCTCTTCTTCGATCAAGTGCGTGTTTGCTGCGGAACTCGATCGTATACGGCTTTCGATGGTTGTAGTGTGTGTTTGTGTGGCGCCTAGCGAGGGATTCTTATGGGAGATGGAATGTGCGTGGTACTAACTTTAGTCAAGGAGCTTAATTGGAGGCGAAGTGGCGTAGGGGAGGACAAAGTGACATTGGCTCGAGGCCATACATACTTTGCTTTTGCTGAAATTAAGCAAGGGTCGTCGGCTCGACTTCGGGTTAAACTAGTATTAAACAAGCTACCTGCTCGGATCCAGCGTGCGCAGGCGCGGATGCATGCATGCGTGCATGGCAACTCCGTGCTTCCGTGTGCTTTGACCAGCGCAAAGTCTTACTTTCTTCATGTGTACCAAGAACGTAATAGCTGAGTTACGCTGCTGCTTTCTCCGGAAAGATTTGGACCGAAGTTACAAATCGACCCAAGGATCCAGCTAGCATGAATGGTGGTTAGCTCAACCGGAAATCTAGATATCGCCGACACCAGTTTATCACTTCCGTCACCGAAAGTCCCAGCCGGCGAAGGAACTCGGCCGCATGCATCGACGGGCAAGGTCAACTCTTTGTTGGAGACCTTTCATGGACGAACTGGGCCTGTTGCCGACGTGTACTGGATCACTATAACATTTCGCCATCAAGAACAGAGGCCTTACGTGCCCCGTATTCCCAACTTTCATACGGGGATCGCTCGCAAAGTTCACTCCCACCTTCTCAAGGGTTGACAAATGACGTTCTGTATATGCACCATTTGTCGAAACTTGGGACTTTTCCCTTTTCAATgtatatatttttttgaaaacatTTGATCTCTTAAATTGTATTTTCAAATCACGAACAATTTTCATCGTTGGATTTTTCTTGTTGAGATCATTAAAACTAGATTTCATGTTATTTGATTCTGACGATTTTTCTAAGAGAAAAACATGAAAGAAACCGGAGTCGGAAGCATGGATTTTTTCTCTTCATGTTTTTCCCTTTTCAGAAAGCACAAATCGGTGCCTCCACGAGATGCAaatatgcgtctcgtgaaaacacaaaaaacatgcaaagaaaaaaaatcaataattaTTTCCCTTTCAAGAAGCACAAATGTGTTTCTTGAGAAAGTAAATATGTGTCTCCACATTATGATTTTTTCCCTTTTCAAGAAGCATAAATGTGCTTCTCATGATAAAGAGTTGAGCCTCCACGAGAAGTGCTTCTCAtgaaaaaaacagagaaaattatgattttttttcttttcgtgCTTCTCGTGAAAACAATGTGCTTTCATGAAAAGCAAATATGTGATTCTCATGGAAGAAAATAAATTGTACAATGAAATTgtcatattttttccttttttgagaAACACGGTTGTGAGGGTTGTACTTCTCACGAAAACAAATATGTGACTCCACGAGAAGCAAAGTTGGGCTTTTCATAGAATCAAAACAAATTGTGATTTTTTTCCTACCTAAAAAGCACAACTCTTATACCTCCACGAGAAGAATGTTGCTTCTCGTGGAAGGAAAAAATCATGCCAAAAAATTATGAATTTTTTCTTTTGGAGAAGCACAATTATGCTTTTCGCGTAAGCAAAAAAATAAATGCGCAAAACATTTGTGGTATTTTTTCTcttcaaaacctagggaaaatcaAATGTAAACCAAAAGGCTAAAAAACgtgtacagaaaaaaaatgaaatctaaaGGAAGTGCTCAGTACGTGATATGTGGTGGAGTTTGGACAGGAAAACCCGCGCGTCAAATAGACTGGCAAACGCAAAGGAGCTGCAAGCGAGCGATGGGGTTTGGGCCGGCCCGTTAGGGTTTTCACCGATCCTGGTTTTGAGAGAGGTTTCCAGCCGGTTTTGAGAACTTCCTAAAAGATTCCCTGAACCGGTTTTTTCattattcttttttgtttcttttttgttgtttctgtttcaaaattgttctcgattccgaaaaaatgttctggattggaAAATTGTTCTCGATtccctggaccgacattactcgtacgcttacgagagactggtttcatcgttacgagtaaccccctttgctcaaagatgactggcaagtgtcggtttctccaactttagttgaatcggatttgaccgaggaggtccttcgatgaggttaaatagcaactcatatatctccgttgtggtgtttgcgtaagtaagatgcgatcctactagatacccttggtcaccacgtaaaacatgcaacaacaaaattagaggacgtctaacttgtttttgcagggtatgcttgtgatgtgatatggcaaacgatgtgatgtgatatattggatgcatgagatgatcatgttgtaatagtatcgacttgcacgtcgatggtacggcaaccggcaggagccatagggttgtctttatactaacgtttgtgcttgcagatgcgtttactattttgctaggatgtagctttagtagtaatagcatgagtagcacgacaaccccgatggcaacacgttgatggatgatcatggtgtggcgccggtgaaaagaagatcgtgccaggtgctttggtgatggagatcaagaagcacgtgatgatggccatatcatgtcacttatgaattgcatgtgatgttaatccttttatgcaccttgttttgcatagaacgacggtagcattatgaggtgatctctcactaaaatttcaagacgaaattgtgttctccccgactgtgcaccgttgctacagttcgtcgtttcgagacaccacgtgatgatcgggtgtgatagactcaacgttcacatacaacgggtgcaaaacagttgcgcacacggaacactcgggttaagcttgacgagcctggcatgtgcagacatggcctcggaacacatgagaccgaaaggtcgatcatgaatcatatagatgatatgattagcatagggatgcttaccactgaaactatactcaactcacgtgatgatcggacttgagctagtgtaagtggatcatgaaccactcaaatgactagagagatgtactttttgagtgggagtttagcgtataatttgattaagttaaactctaattatctt
Coding sequences within:
- the LOC123440307 gene encoding uncharacterized protein LOC123440307, whose product is MARRGGMGQQLLLGCCILVALALACGVASAQTSENGQSIKLPPKAAFQTITIPKNSTKRLFAVTCSERRKTPCVVSCPRRCPNKCLAYCKYCMSFCVCDLVPGTSCGDPRFTGGDGNTFYFHGKKDQDFCIVADEALHINAHFIGNHNPAVKRSFTWIQAIGVSFGQHRLYVGARKAAVWDEEEDHIHIMLDGETVDMETVKNTRWVSKALPALSVTRTDTVNAAMVELDGVFSISANAVPITEEDSQIHSYGKTGSDSLVHLDLGFKFHSLTKGVDGVLGQTYQPEYVNKVDIGAKMPIMGGAPKYLSSSLFSTDCAVSKFRSNNVARGPVVTFAS